Genomic segment of Pararhodobacter zhoushanensis:
TCGAGATCAGCGCGCCCTTGAACCGCCGGGCATCGGTCAGCTTGACGCCGCCCAGATCGGCGCCGCGCAAATCGGCATCCTCGAACCGGCAATCGACCAGATGCGCCTCGCGCAAGGAGCATTCGTCCAGCACCGCCTCGCGGAAGTCGCAGGCGCGCAGGTCGGCATCGCTGAAATCCACCCGCGTCAGGGTCTTCTTGCGAAACGACAGCTTCGGCAGCACGGCCAGCACCAGCAGCACGTCTTCCAGCGCCAGCCCGATCGCCTGCACATCGGTCAGATCGGCACCGGTCATCTTGCAGCGGCTGATCTTGACGTCGGTGAGGGTCGTGCCCCGGAAATTGGCGTTGCTGAAATCGCCGCCTTCGATGCTTCCATCCAGCAGATCAGCGCCGACAAAGCTGGAGCCCGCCGCCCGGCACCCGGCAAACCGCGCGCTTTCCAGCCGTGCACTGTTGAACACGGTGCCTTTGAGGGTGCAGCGCTCGAAAATCCAGCCGGTCAGGTCAAGGCCGGACAGATCCAGCCCGTCCAGATCGCAACTGGTCAGCGTGACCGGTTCGCCCGTGCGGCTCAAGTGAGCAAGCTCAGCGCGGGTTGGCGTCGCATCGATGGTCATGGTCTGCTCTCGCCTCAGTACAACCCGCCGGCGCTGAGCGTGCCGAAATCCGAGGTCGCGGGCACCGGGATCTCGCCCTGATCTGCCGGGATCTCGGTGCCGTCCTCGGTCACCAACAGGTCGTTGACCGCGTCGGGTTCAAACACCGGCAGCGACATGCCCATGGCAAAACCGCCGTCGATCAGCGCGTCGATGCCGAAGACCGGCTCTTCGCCATCGCGGAAATACTCGGCCACCACATCGCCGCCCGATCCGTCAGGCACCCGCTCGCCGGTGTGGCGGTCGATGGTGATGAAATGGCCGCCCGGCGGCACGGCAAAGCGGCCGCCGCCGTATTCCTGAATAGCCTGTGTCATGAATTCCTGAAACACCGGCGCGCACAGCCCGCCGCCCGAGGCCCGACGGCCCAGCGACCGGGGCCGGTCAAAACCGATGTAGCAGCCTGCCACCATGGTCGAGGTATAGCCGACAAACCACACATCGCGCGCGTCGTTGGTGGTGCCGGTTTTGCCCGCTACCGGCACCGGCAGGCGGATCGCGCCCGAGGCCGTGCCGCGCTGTACGACACCCTGCAGCATCGAGGTCAGCTGATAGGCGGTGATCGGGTCCATGACCCGCTGACGCTGCGAAGCGATCCACGGGGCCTGACCGGCGGGCAGATCCGGCTCGGCGCATTCGACGCAACGGCGCTGGTCGTGGCGATAGACGGTGCGGCCCCAGCGGTCCTGCACCCGGTCCACCAGCGTCGGTTCCACGCGCTCGCCGCCATTGGCGAACATGGCGTAGGCGGCGACAACCCGGAACAGCGTGGTTTCCTGCGCGCCCAGCGAGTTGGCGAGGAAGGGTTGCAGGTTGTCATAGACGCCGAACCGTTCGGCATAGCCCGCGACCACATCCATGCCGACCTCTTGCGCCAGCCGC
This window contains:
- a CDS encoding pentapeptide repeat-containing protein, coding for MTIDATPTRAELAHLSRTGEPVTLTSCDLDGLDLSGLDLTGWIFERCTLKGTVFNSARLESARFAGCRAAGSSFVGADLLDGSIEGGDFSNANFRGTTLTDVKISRCKMTGADLTDVQAIGLALEDVLLVLAVLPKLSFRKKTLTRVDFSDADLRACDFREAVLDECSLREAHLVDCRFEDADLRGADLGGVKLTDARRFKGALISKAQAADLLGQLGLRVM